Below is a window of Oceanipulchritudo coccoides DNA.
GAGAAAACACATCTTGCAGGAGGAATCCATTCCCCCGGCGGTGCCTGTCGAGAAAGCAGAGATACCAGAACCAGATGATGGACCCATAATCAGTAGCCTGAAAATTGCCGAAAGTGGAGAGACCCTCTCCACACGTTTCTGGTTGCCGCCAAATCTGGAAGCAGCGGCTAAGCGCCAGGGTATTGTTGTCAAAATGGAGTTTCTTGTCGGGAAGGAAGCCTTTTCCCCGGAAAAGCTCTTCAAGGGAAAACCTTACAGAATCACTGAAAATGCCGGGCGGATCCTGTCCTTCCTGGAAAGGATTTGCGGGGGATCCTTTTACAGCGTGATCCAGTTAAAGCCGGACCAGTTGAAGTTCCTTATCGAAACTGCAGACGATACAATCCGGTTTAGTGAGGGCCAAGGGACTCCAGAGGAAACGCCACTCGAGCAAATACGGGAGCGGATTCTCCCGATGCTGCCGGACACGCCACCTGCTCAAGCCATACCTAGCAGGGGACAGACCCGCAGACCGGCTGGGGTGCGTCGGAGCGTGACACCTCGAACCCGCCAACCGGTGTCGGAACGGGTTTTGCTACCGGACAACTGGATGGTGGTGGATGGTTCACCCAAGTTTCTTTCTATCCTTTTGCGTGAACGTGAACACCCCCAATACAAGCGCTGCGCAGATTGGTTGCGCTCGGAAGGGTTTCGCAAGGAACCCAGCAATGGCAAGTGGTGGTTAAGGGACCAGCACAAGGTGTTGAACTTTCTCGCCTTGAACCGTGAGCGCCTTGAGGCAAATTACGATCCCGGATATACCGAAAATTTCCGCCAGCGCACGGCGATCATCAAGCCGGTCCCGCTCACCTGTGAGACGGTCCGCCAAGGTGATCAATTCTCTCTGCGGATGGAAATGAAGGCCGAGGGGATTGAGGTGCGTGATGTCCGTAATGCCTTGCTGACGGGACGCCATTACATTGTCGGGGATGAATTGATTTACCTGATTGAGAAGGCTGCCCTTGAACAATTTGAGCGGGCAAGTCGTTCATTGGGAGGGGATCCGCACATGCCCATGACGGGGGTCTTCGAAGCCCGCCTTTCCAGCGCGGATCTCGCCCATACGGAAGGCTTGATTGATGATCTTGATCTGGAGATTGATCTGCCTGACGATTGGAAAAAACGCAGTGCGGCCATCCGTGAAGTGGGCAGGCTTGAACAACCTCCGCTACTGGAAGAGGTGAGCCAACGCCTCCGGGCATACCAGTTGGTCGGGGTTGCCTGGATGTGGCACCTCTACCGCAATCAACTCGGCGGAATTCTGGCTGATGAAATGGGCCTTGGGAAAACCATCCAGGCAATCGGATTGCTTCTGAGCTGGAAGGCCGAGGGCGAATTTAAAGGACCCTGTCTTGTGGTTGCTCCCGCGAGCCTTCTGGGGAATTGGCAACGCGAATTATCTGTCTGGGCACCGGGATTGTCCGTTTACTTGCATCATGGTCCTTCCCGTCGAAGCGAGCTGGATGAAGACGCCATTCCCGAGGACCTTTGCCTGACTTCCTACAGCACCTTGCGCAACGACCGGGATCAGTTTCAAAAGTGCTCCTTTTCCCTGGCTATTGCGGATGAGGCACAACACGTGAAGAACCGTCGTTCACACGCAGCCCGCTCTCTTCGCTCAATCGCCGCCTCTTCGCGCTTTATCCTCACCGGAACGCCAATTGAGAACTCCATTGAGGACTTGCGGGCCCTTTTTGATTTTTGCCTGCCCGGATACCTGAAGCGTCCGCCGTCTGATCTGCGGGGCGAGGACCGTTCCTGGCACGACAAGCAGCACCTGGAGAAGGCAGCACCCTACATCCTTCGCCGTGGAAAGGCTTTGGTCGCTCCGGAACTGCCTGAAAAGATCGAGCAGACCATCTGGTGCGAGCTGGAGCCCGGTCAGCGTGACTTGTATCAGGGTGTTCGCGAAAAGACCGAACAGACGCTCCTGCAAATGGCGGCTGCTGGCGCATCGGAAAATCGGCTGCGCTTCACGATGTTGACGGAGTTGCTGAGGCTTCGACAGGTCTGTGCGGATCCTGGCCTCCTGAACCCGGAGTACGCCTTGGAGGATTCGAGCAAATTCCGGGTTTTCAAGGAACTCCTGTCGGAGGCAATCGACGGAGGACACCGGATTCTTGTCTTTTCTCAATTCGTGAAATTACTGAAGCGGCTTCGAGGATGGTTTGAAGCGGAGGAGATCGGTTATGAGTATCTGGATGGATCAACCCGTGACCGGTTGGCCGTCTGTGACCGTTTCAACGAGGATGAATCCATTTCCGTCTGCTTGATTTCCCTCAAGGCCGGCGGCACCGGACTCAACCTGACAGGGGCCGATACCGTGGTGCATTTCGATCCTTGGTGGAATCCCGCCGTGGAGGACCAAGCGACTGACCGGGCTCACCGGATTGGCCAGAATCGTACCGTGACCAGCTATAAACTCGTGACAGAAGGCACCGTCGAGGACAAGGTGCTCGCATTGCAGATGAAAAAGTCCATGCTCCTTAAGGATTTGCTTGATGAGAGTGCTCACCAATCCGCTAAAGTTGATCTAACGACCTTAAAATCCCTATTGTCCTGAAAATGCGAATCGACCGATACATCCTGTTCGAATGGCTGAAGGTATTCATCCTGACAATGGTCGTTATTTTCGGGCTGCTCCTGCTCAGCGATATCCAGGACAACCTTCAGGACCTGATTGGATTCGGGGCCAGCCAGCTGGATATCCTGAGTTACTACATTGTCCTTCTTCCCGCGTTTATTCCGGTGGCCCTGCCGGTGGGTTTCATGGTTTCCCTTCTCTTTTTCCTGACACAACTTCACCGGAACCATGAGATCACGGCTTTGCGAGCGGCCGGGTTCAGCCTCTTTCGCATCACGCGAACCCTTTGGGCGACCGGGGTTGTGTTTACCGTCATGCTGTTCCAGTTAAATGCCAATCTCATCCCCTGGTCGGTGGAGGAGGCACGCCAGATCTGGAATGATCTCGAATTTTCAAAGGCCCTCGAGGAGGCGCCTGTCGAGGAAGTCGGGCTCTTGTACAACCTGACTTTTTATAATCGCAAAGACAGCCGCCTCTGGTTTTTGAATCGCTTCAACGAGTACAATTACCGTGCTTATGGAATTACTGTCTCGGAGGTGGGAGAGGAGAGTGGAATCGAGTATCGGCGCATTGTTGCCAACGAGGGATACTATGATGATCTCAAGCGGGTATGGACTTTCCTCTCCGGCCGGGAAATCACCTTTGATCCGGCCGATGGTCAGCCCATCCGCAGCCTGGGGTTTGAACAGAAGTTGATTCAGGAATTCAGTGAGGATCCCGAGCTCATGAAATATCTCGAGCAACGGCCCAAGGACCTCTCCCTCCGTGAATTGAACATGGTGGTGGACTATCTTCGCCCGGCA
It encodes the following:
- a CDS encoding DEAD/DEAH box helicase — its product is MGTLDFPDFTNESLAEMGSWTDLREARHLVKADSVGELSWEHPVLSGEVSGDGQLFKPSLNLRSLTFIQNQCQCRVGSSGRVCAHALALCLAMRKHILQEESIPPAVPVEKAEIPEPDDGPIISSLKIAESGETLSTRFWLPPNLEAAAKRQGIVVKMEFLVGKEAFSPEKLFKGKPYRITENAGRILSFLERICGGSFYSVIQLKPDQLKFLIETADDTIRFSEGQGTPEETPLEQIRERILPMLPDTPPAQAIPSRGQTRRPAGVRRSVTPRTRQPVSERVLLPDNWMVVDGSPKFLSILLREREHPQYKRCADWLRSEGFRKEPSNGKWWLRDQHKVLNFLALNRERLEANYDPGYTENFRQRTAIIKPVPLTCETVRQGDQFSLRMEMKAEGIEVRDVRNALLTGRHYIVGDELIYLIEKAALEQFERASRSLGGDPHMPMTGVFEARLSSADLAHTEGLIDDLDLEIDLPDDWKKRSAAIREVGRLEQPPLLEEVSQRLRAYQLVGVAWMWHLYRNQLGGILADEMGLGKTIQAIGLLLSWKAEGEFKGPCLVVAPASLLGNWQRELSVWAPGLSVYLHHGPSRRSELDEDAIPEDLCLTSYSTLRNDRDQFQKCSFSLAIADEAQHVKNRRSHAARSLRSIAASSRFILTGTPIENSIEDLRALFDFCLPGYLKRPPSDLRGEDRSWHDKQHLEKAAPYILRRGKALVAPELPEKIEQTIWCELEPGQRDLYQGVREKTEQTLLQMAAAGASENRLRFTMLTELLRLRQVCADPGLLNPEYALEDSSKFRVFKELLSEAIDGGHRILVFSQFVKLLKRLRGWFEAEEIGYEYLDGSTRDRLAVCDRFNEDESISVCLISLKAGGTGLNLTGADTVVHFDPWWNPAVEDQATDRAHRIGQNRTVTSYKLVTEGTVEDKVLALQMKKSMLLKDLLDESAHQSAKVDLTTLKSLLS
- a CDS encoding LptF/LptG family permease is translated as MRIDRYILFEWLKVFILTMVVIFGLLLLSDIQDNLQDLIGFGASQLDILSYYIVLLPAFIPVALPVGFMVSLLFFLTQLHRNHEITALRAAGFSLFRITRTLWATGVVFTVMLFQLNANLIPWSVEEARQIWNDLEFSKALEEAPVEEVGLLYNLTFYNRKDSRLWFLNRFNEYNYRAYGITVSEVGEESGIEYRRIVANEGYYDDLKRVWTFLSGREITFDPADGQPIRSLGFEQKLIQEFSEDPELMKYLEQRPKDLSLRELNMVVDYLRPAGDPRLARYAVSFYDRLLSPVSCLIILGLAIPFSVSGVRTNPFVGVSKAMGLFVLYYILVNVGQFAGSSGISPFWSASIPNLVAFGLIGYYYFRLQRP